A window of Mycobacteriales bacterium contains these coding sequences:
- a CDS encoding acyl-CoA dehydrogenase family protein — translation MDFEHSAKAQDYLGRLQDFMDASVFPAEQAYEQYRHEKGPADHTLPPVVEELKAQARSRGLWNLFLPDVSGLTNVEYAALAELTGWSVHIAPEAINCDAPNTGNMEVLHMFGTPAQKSQWLQPLMEGQIRSAFAMTEPDVASSDATNISTRIERDGDDYVINGRKWWITGAADPRCRILIVMGKTDPNESPHRQQSMVLVPIDTPGLENVRPLPVFGYQDQHGHSELRFTDVRVPASNLIAGEGDGFMIAQARLGPGRIHHCMRSIGAAERALKLMCERAASRVAFGQEIARQGVVREAIAESRMQIDQARLMTLKTAWMIDRYGAKGARSEIAAIKVIAPRVALDVLDRAIQIHGAGGVSDDFPLARMWAGMRTLRIADGPDAVHLRTVARQELGKYASR, via the coding sequence GTGGACTTCGAGCACTCGGCCAAGGCCCAGGACTACCTGGGTCGCCTGCAGGACTTCATGGATGCCTCGGTCTTCCCGGCCGAGCAGGCCTACGAGCAGTACCGCCACGAGAAGGGGCCGGCGGACCACACCCTCCCGCCGGTCGTCGAGGAGCTGAAGGCGCAGGCCCGCTCGCGGGGCCTGTGGAACCTTTTCCTGCCGGACGTGTCGGGCCTGACCAACGTCGAGTACGCCGCACTCGCCGAGCTGACCGGCTGGTCGGTGCACATCGCCCCGGAGGCGATCAACTGCGACGCGCCGAACACCGGCAACATGGAGGTGCTGCACATGTTCGGCACCCCGGCGCAGAAGTCGCAGTGGCTCCAGCCCCTGATGGAGGGGCAGATCCGCTCCGCCTTCGCCATGACCGAACCCGACGTCGCCTCCTCCGACGCCACCAACATCTCGACCAGGATCGAGCGGGACGGTGACGACTACGTCATCAACGGCCGCAAGTGGTGGATCACCGGCGCCGCCGACCCGCGCTGCCGGATCCTCATCGTCATGGGCAAGACCGACCCGAACGAGTCGCCGCACCGCCAGCAGTCGATGGTTCTCGTCCCGATCGACACGCCCGGCCTGGAGAACGTCCGGCCGCTGCCCGTCTTCGGCTACCAGGACCAGCACGGTCACAGCGAGCTGCGCTTCACCGACGTCCGCGTCCCCGCGAGCAACCTGATCGCCGGTGAGGGCGACGGATTCATGATCGCTCAGGCTCGCCTCGGCCCGGGGCGCATCCACCACTGCATGCGCTCCATCGGTGCGGCCGAGCGGGCCTTGAAGCTGATGTGCGAGCGGGCGGCGTCACGGGTCGCCTTCGGGCAGGAGATCGCCCGCCAGGGGGTGGTGCGCGAGGCGATCGCCGAGTCGCGGATGCAGATCGACCAGGCCCGCCTGATGACCTTGAAGACCGCCTGGATGATCGACAGGTACGGCGCGAAGGGCGCCCGCTCGGAGATCGCCGCCATCAAGGTGATCGCCCCGCGGGTGGCGCTGGACGTCCTCGACCGCGCCATCCAGATCCACGGCGCCGGCGGGGTCAGCGACGACTTCCCGCTGGCCCGGATGTGGGCCGGCATGCGGACCCTGCGGATCGCCGACGGCCCGGACGCGGTGCACCTGCGCACGGTGGCCCGGCAGGAGCTCGGGAAGTACGCGTCGCGCTGA